One Tumebacillus sp. BK434 genomic window carries:
- the prsW gene encoding glutamic-type intramembrane protease PrsW: protein MEFLLLIGCAVAPGIMLMSFFYLRDRYDSEPLSLVGLLFLLGMLSTIPVMYLSDWVQQGMSSPYTRAFWGVALIEESAKYILTVAIALRHREFDEEIDGIVYAVAASLGFATLENIIKALVFGWETVALRAFFTVPGHALFGVAMGFYLGKAKFAASRDKRWLLFGAAFLFPWTFHGIYDVLLLSGQQKIILTMLPFMAFLWVLGLWKVKHAQERSPFKPLEERTQDV, encoded by the coding sequence GTGGAGTTTTTGCTGTTGATCGGGTGCGCAGTAGCACCTGGGATTATGCTGATGTCATTTTTCTATTTGCGTGACCGCTACGATTCCGAGCCCTTGAGTCTGGTCGGGCTCTTGTTCTTATTGGGAATGCTGTCGACGATTCCGGTGATGTACCTCAGCGACTGGGTTCAGCAGGGGATGAGCTCGCCGTATACCCGGGCGTTTTGGGGTGTGGCGCTGATCGAGGAGTCGGCCAAATACATCCTGACGGTAGCGATTGCGCTCCGGCACCGCGAATTTGATGAAGAGATCGACGGGATCGTCTACGCCGTGGCCGCCTCGCTTGGCTTTGCGACGCTGGAGAACATCATCAAGGCGCTGGTCTTCGGTTGGGAGACGGTGGCGCTGCGGGCGTTTTTCACAGTGCCGGGCCATGCGCTGTTTGGCGTGGCGATGGGCTTTTACCTGGGCAAGGCGAAGTTTGCCGCTTCCCGGGACAAGCGCTGGCTGCTGTTTGGCGCTGCTTTTCTGTTCCCGTGGACGTTCCACGGCATTTATGATGTCCTGCTGCTCTCCGGGCAGCAAAAGATCATTTTGACGATGCTGCCGTTCATGGCATTCCTCTGGGTCTTGGGGTTGTGGAAAGTCAAACATGCGCAGGAACGTTCGCCATTCAAACCGTTGGAAGAGCGGACGCAGGACGTATAA
- a CDS encoding asparaginase, giving the protein MKTILILTTGGTIAMIEDASSQSVRPVENAADLTQAIPNLNQYANVLVEAYSNLPSPHLTLEDLAGLGRVVKEKLLQEDIDGIVVTHGTDTLEETAYYLDLILPPGKPVIVTGAMRSSNELGADGPLNLLNAVRTAASFDAIGQGVLVVFNDDIHAARFVTKTHTSNVATFQSPSVGPIGFLDKRSVQIRHVPKPHAHIPVDGLVPQVGLLKMAYGMDDALLQFLIDSGSKGVVIEALGLGNVPPTVVPGIKRAIESGVVVVLVSRCFNGVVQDVYGYEGGGKQLRDLGVLFSNGLNGQKARIKLMTALQETSDVQHLNQYFDQE; this is encoded by the coding sequence ATGAAAACGATCCTGATCCTGACGACCGGCGGCACGATCGCGATGATCGAAGACGCGTCCAGCCAGTCGGTACGGCCGGTTGAAAACGCCGCCGACCTGACCCAAGCCATCCCCAATCTCAACCAATACGCCAACGTGCTGGTCGAAGCGTACTCCAACCTGCCGAGCCCGCACCTCACCCTTGAAGATCTCGCCGGGCTCGGCCGGGTGGTCAAAGAAAAGCTGCTTCAGGAAGACATCGACGGCATCGTCGTCACCCACGGCACCGACACGCTGGAAGAGACTGCCTATTATCTCGACCTGATCTTGCCGCCTGGCAAGCCGGTGATCGTGACCGGCGCGATGCGCTCTTCCAATGAGCTCGGCGCAGACGGCCCGCTCAATCTGCTGAACGCGGTGCGCACCGCCGCGAGCTTCGATGCGATCGGGCAAGGGGTGCTCGTCGTCTTCAATGACGACATCCACGCTGCGCGCTTCGTCACCAAGACGCACACCTCCAATGTCGCCACCTTCCAGTCCCCTTCGGTCGGGCCGATCGGCTTTCTGGATAAACGCAGCGTGCAGATCCGCCACGTGCCGAAACCGCATGCGCACATCCCCGTCGACGGGCTGGTTCCGCAGGTCGGCCTGCTCAAGATGGCGTACGGCATGGACGACGCGCTCTTGCAGTTCCTGATCGACTCGGGCAGCAAAGGCGTAGTCATCGAAGCGCTCGGCCTTGGCAATGTCCCGCCAACCGTCGTGCCCGGCATCAAGAGAGCGATCGAAAGCGGCGTCGTCGTCGTGCTTGTCTCACGCTGCTTCAACGGCGTAGTGCAGGATGTTTACGGCTATGAAGGCGGCGGCAAACAGCTCCGCGACCTCGGCGTGCTGTTCTCCAACGGCCTGAATGGACAGAAAGCGCGGATCAAGCTGATGACCGCGCTGCAGGAAACTTCCGATGTGCAACATCTCAATCAATACTTTGATCAAGAATGA
- a CDS encoding N-acetylmuramoyl-L-alanine amidase — protein sequence MKRFWHYALPLFLILVFAAFLVSPLSPAKKALTVPGKWPAYVMIDPGHGGYDPGVLSDGLREADLALSIGKELQKELADQMIPAVMTRSTDIDFAQPGLRGITAKRSDLARRVNMAFEQGATMYISLHANVSPLATRGGAEVFYPADLPEAKKLAEIIQKKLHALPGMTKRDAKAANYYLLRNQNIPALIIECGYLNISGDRSKLISPPYQRQLAQAIAEGVQEYLDSK from the coding sequence ATGAAACGATTTTGGCATTATGCTCTTCCGCTCTTCCTCATTCTAGTATTCGCCGCCTTTCTGGTCAGTCCTCTTTCCCCCGCCAAAAAGGCGCTCACCGTGCCCGGCAAATGGCCGGCTTATGTGATGATCGATCCCGGACACGGCGGCTATGATCCCGGCGTGCTGTCCGATGGTCTGCGGGAAGCGGATCTCGCCCTGTCGATCGGCAAAGAGCTGCAAAAAGAGCTCGCCGATCAAATGATTCCCGCTGTGATGACCCGCAGTACCGATATCGACTTTGCACAGCCCGGCTTGCGCGGCATCACCGCCAAACGCTCCGACCTTGCGCGGCGGGTGAACATGGCGTTTGAGCAGGGGGCGACGATGTACATCTCCCTGCATGCCAACGTCTCGCCGCTCGCCACGCGGGGCGGCGCGGAAGTGTTTTACCCCGCCGATTTGCCGGAAGCGAAAAAGCTGGCTGAAATCATTCAGAAAAAACTCCATGCCCTGCCCGGCATGACCAAGCGCGATGCCAAAGCGGCCAACTACTATCTGCTGCGCAATCAGAACATCCCGGCTCTGATCATCGAGTGCGGCTACCTGAACATCTCCGGCGACCGCAGCAAGCTGATCTCGCCGCCGTATCAGCGCCAATTGGCACAAGCGATCGCAGAAGGCGTGCAGGAATATTTGGACAGCAAGTGA
- the ypeB gene encoding germination protein YpeB, with the protein MFSRITTLVLAVALVVAGFWGYREHKEKQAMLIKAENQYQRAFHDLSDRMNLLQDQLGKSLAINSKKQLTPSLTEAWRLAAEARSDVGQLPLSLMPFNNTMEFINDVGNFAYRTAVDHDGKEGLNDHEFQTLNELYKRSKKLENQLADVQSKVIKNNLRWMDAELALSQTEKKTDNQIVDGFRSMEKTVKNNTPLNFGPTLMGMKNRSRMEVKNLTGQQVTEAQAAQVAAQWLGRSSTEGIVAQKNGKGAPFPSYTVTAAQQGRRQAIFTVTIKGGKVTNMLNDRTVTEEKLDLSQASQKALAYLKKFGMGDDLEVVNIETHDNIGVYDIVPRQDGVRLYPDKITVQVALDNGEILGVNSREYVFNHRPRTLAKPKITEAQARTYVSPRVKLQEIQLSVAHNVVNEEVLAYEFVGTMDRDTYKVYISALNGDEVGIEKLN; encoded by the coding sequence ATGTTTAGCCGAATCACAACCCTCGTGCTCGCCGTGGCCCTGGTCGTGGCAGGCTTCTGGGGCTATCGCGAGCACAAAGAGAAACAAGCGATGCTAATCAAAGCGGAGAACCAGTATCAGCGCGCCTTCCATGATCTCAGCGACCGCATGAACCTGCTGCAGGACCAGCTCGGCAAGTCGCTGGCGATCAACTCGAAAAAGCAGCTTACCCCGTCGCTGACCGAAGCGTGGCGGCTGGCAGCCGAAGCGCGCAGCGATGTCGGGCAACTGCCTCTGTCCTTGATGCCGTTTAACAACACGATGGAGTTCATCAACGACGTCGGCAATTTCGCCTATCGGACGGCGGTGGACCACGACGGCAAGGAAGGTCTGAACGATCATGAATTCCAAACGCTGAACGAACTGTACAAACGCTCGAAAAAGCTGGAGAACCAGCTGGCGGACGTGCAGTCGAAGGTGATCAAAAACAACCTGCGCTGGATGGACGCAGAACTGGCGCTCTCCCAGACCGAGAAGAAGACGGACAACCAGATCGTCGATGGTTTCCGGTCGATGGAAAAGACGGTCAAGAACAACACGCCGCTCAACTTCGGTCCTACCTTGATGGGCATGAAGAATCGCAGCCGGATGGAAGTGAAAAATCTGACCGGCCAGCAGGTGACCGAAGCGCAAGCGGCACAAGTGGCTGCGCAGTGGCTCGGCCGCAGTTCCACCGAAGGGATCGTCGCGCAGAAGAACGGCAAAGGTGCGCCGTTCCCTTCCTACACCGTGACGGCGGCGCAGCAGGGCCGCCGGCAAGCGATCTTCACCGTCACGATCAAAGGCGGGAAAGTCACCAACATGCTGAACGACCGCACGGTGACCGAAGAGAAGCTCGACTTGAGCCAAGCGTCGCAAAAGGCGCTCGCCTATCTGAAAAAATTCGGCATGGGTGACGATCTGGAAGTCGTGAACATCGAAACGCATGACAACATCGGCGTCTATGACATCGTGCCGCGCCAAGACGGCGTCCGCCTTTACCCGGACAAGATCACGGTGCAGGTGGCGCTCGATAACGGAGAGATCCTCGGCGTCAACTCGCGCGAATACGTGTTTAACCACCGTCCGCGGACGCTGGCTAAGCCCAAAATCACCGAAGCGCAGGCGCGCACCTACGTCTCGCCGCGGGTCAAACTGCAGGAGATCCAACTCTCCGTGGCGCACAACGTGGTCAATGAAGAAGTGCTCGCCTATGAGTTTGTGGGGACTATGGACCGCGACACCTACAAAGTATATATCTCCGCGCTCAACGGCGACGAGGTTGGTATCGAAAAGCTGAACTGA
- a CDS encoding lysophospholipid acyltransferase family protein, translating into MVLYRLLRALFRGLFRVFYRWQVSGRENIPPTGGLIVCANHISNFDPPVVGSAMERPLAFMAKDSLFKIPVVGTVIRNVGAFPVKRGAGDRGAIRASLEILAAGKALCLFPEGTRSQSGEVGKGQGGAAMLALRSGAEVVPAAIIGPYRLFHPLKVVYGKPVDLSEFRGQKTNSELIDKATERIMEDIRLLLQQHR; encoded by the coding sequence ATGGTGTTGTATCGCTTACTCCGGGCGCTATTTCGCGGATTGTTCCGCGTCTTTTATAGATGGCAGGTGAGCGGCAGGGAGAACATTCCGCCCACGGGCGGGCTCATCGTCTGTGCCAATCACATTTCCAACTTCGATCCGCCGGTCGTCGGTTCCGCGATGGAGCGTCCATTGGCCTTCATGGCGAAAGACTCGCTGTTCAAGATTCCGGTGGTCGGCACGGTGATCCGCAATGTCGGCGCGTTTCCCGTCAAGCGGGGCGCCGGGGACCGCGGCGCGATCCGCGCGTCGCTGGAGATTCTCGCGGCGGGCAAAGCGCTGTGCCTGTTTCCGGAAGGCACCCGCTCGCAGTCGGGCGAGGTTGGCAAAGGGCAGGGCGGTGCTGCGATGCTTGCGCTGCGGTCGGGCGCAGAAGTCGTTCCCGCCGCGATCATCGGACCGTACCGCCTGTTTCATCCGCTCAAGGTCGTCTACGGCAAGCCGGTCGATCTGTCGGAATTTCGAGGACAGAAGACGAACAGCGAACTGATCGACAAAGCGACGGAGCGGATCATGGAAGACATCCGCCTGCTTCTGCAGCAACACCGCTAG
- the sleB gene encoding spore cortex-lytic enzyme has protein sequence MSRKWRWLVAAFALVFAVLCVAAEPMQYLSKGEESVFTTRNLVRGSQGNDVRELQGRLKHLGYYKGKMDGDFGWGTYWAVRNFQYKFGMKVDGVVGNNTRTRLVRATRGYNPWAAGGGGGGGGGGAASAPKAPAPATKSASYGGKNLSSNDLKLLANAVHGEARGEPYIGQVAIAAVILNRIDNPNFPNTVPGVIFQPGAFTAVADGQIWLSPNPQASKAVQDAIKGWDPSSAAIYYFNPATATSKWIWSRPQIKRIGRHIFCR, from the coding sequence ATGAGTAGGAAGTGGAGATGGCTTGTGGCAGCCTTTGCCCTGGTCTTTGCGGTACTCTGCGTGGCGGCTGAGCCGATGCAGTACCTCTCAAAAGGAGAAGAGTCGGTCTTCACCACGCGCAACCTCGTGCGGGGCAGTCAAGGTAACGACGTGCGGGAACTGCAAGGGCGCTTGAAACATTTGGGCTACTACAAAGGCAAGATGGACGGCGATTTTGGCTGGGGTACATACTGGGCGGTGCGCAACTTCCAGTACAAATTCGGCATGAAAGTAGACGGCGTCGTCGGCAACAACACGCGCACCCGTCTCGTGCGCGCCACCCGCGGGTACAACCCATGGGCGGCAGGCGGAGGTGGTGGTGGCGGCGGAGGCGGCGCGGCTTCCGCTCCGAAAGCGCCCGCACCGGCCACAAAAAGTGCCAGCTATGGCGGCAAGAACCTCTCGTCCAACGACTTGAAACTGCTCGCCAACGCCGTCCACGGCGAAGCGCGCGGCGAACCGTACATCGGGCAGGTGGCGATCGCGGCGGTCATCTTGAACCGCATCGACAACCCGAACTTCCCGAATACCGTGCCGGGCGTCATCTTCCAGCCGGGCGCGTTTACGGCGGTGGCCGACGGACAGATCTGGCTGTCCCCGAATCCACAAGCTTCCAAAGCGGTGCAGGATGCGATCAAAGGCTGGGACCCGTCCTCGGCGGCGATCTATTACTTCAACCCGGCGACGGCGACTTCGAAATGGATCTGGTCGCGTCCGCAGATCAAGCGGATCGGCCGGCACATCTTCTGCCGATAG
- a CDS encoding flagellar brake domain-containing protein, whose protein sequence is MAYPVIGQAITLEIADGYFSGRYQARVQDMETNSLFIDIPLKHGSKYPTNLPTGQQVLVQYRTTDGALCTFQSAVQGRDVRQISLLQLHKPESSQIRRFQRREFLRVPILATFHLVFVDSESKEVLTADANGCDISGGGLSLRVRQELPVRRDDIIGFRFQLPLEGRTHEIVGKARVIRVAPVDSNGWKLVSLKYFEIQERERQRIVQYSFHRQIELREKGLLKR, encoded by the coding sequence TTGGCATACCCCGTTATCGGCCAGGCGATTACCTTGGAAATCGCTGACGGCTATTTTTCCGGTCGCTATCAGGCGCGGGTGCAGGACATGGAGACGAACAGCCTCTTCATCGACATCCCGCTCAAGCACGGCTCAAAATACCCGACCAATCTGCCGACCGGACAGCAGGTGCTGGTGCAATACCGGACGACAGACGGTGCCCTGTGCACATTCCAGTCTGCCGTGCAGGGCCGGGATGTGCGGCAGATTTCGCTCTTGCAGTTGCACAAGCCGGAGTCTTCACAAATTCGCCGCTTCCAGCGCCGCGAGTTTCTGCGCGTGCCGATCCTGGCCACCTTTCATCTGGTGTTCGTCGACAGCGAGTCAAAAGAAGTTCTCACCGCCGATGCGAACGGATGCGACATCTCCGGCGGCGGCCTGTCCTTGCGGGTGCGGCAGGAACTGCCGGTGCGCCGCGACGACATCATCGGGTTCCGCTTCCAACTGCCGTTGGAAGGGCGAACGCATGAGATCGTCGGCAAAGCGCGCGTGATTCGCGTGGCGCCGGTTGACAGTAACGGCTGGAAGCTGGTGTCGCTGAAGTATTTCGAGATCCAGGAGCGAGAGCGCCAGCGGATCGTTCAATATTCGTTCCACCGGCAGATCGAACTGCGTGAAAAAGGGTTGTTGAAACGATAG
- the rpsA gene encoding 30S ribosomal protein S1, with the protein MVEDMKELDLVTFQKGDVVKGRIAKIEDGQALVDVGFKYDGVIPIGELAPVRVENVGDVVQVGDEVEVKVLRINDEEGKIILSKKAADAVSAWDDLEQKFNSGDVFEVKVLDVVKGGLVVNVGVRGFIPASLVERHFVEDFSDYKGRTLRVKIVEFDREEGKVILSQKAVLDQEAEQQKEGRLHEIQPGQTLTGTVQRITSFGAFVDLGGVDGLVHISEMAHHRVETPADVVKEGDTVQVKVLKVDPAAGRVSLSIKAASPGPWSGVESKFQVGDIATGTVKRLVSFGAFVELLPGVEGLVHISQVANRHVATADEVLEVGQEVKVKVLDVSEADQRISLSIREVEGDRGRREVETYVKENNMNNDQGGLGTLGDVFGDLFKK; encoded by the coding sequence ATGGTAGAAGACATGAAAGAGCTTGATCTCGTCACATTTCAAAAAGGTGACGTGGTGAAGGGCCGGATCGCAAAGATCGAAGATGGTCAGGCGCTTGTAGATGTGGGGTTCAAATACGACGGTGTGATTCCGATTGGCGAACTCGCGCCGGTGCGCGTGGAAAATGTCGGCGACGTTGTGCAAGTCGGCGACGAAGTTGAGGTGAAAGTCCTGCGCATCAACGATGAGGAAGGCAAGATCATTCTTTCCAAAAAAGCGGCCGATGCGGTTAGCGCCTGGGATGATCTGGAGCAAAAGTTCAACAGCGGCGATGTGTTTGAAGTGAAAGTGCTCGATGTTGTCAAAGGCGGCCTCGTCGTCAATGTCGGCGTGCGCGGCTTTATTCCGGCTTCTCTGGTCGAGCGTCATTTTGTGGAGGATTTCTCCGACTACAAAGGCCGCACGTTGCGCGTGAAGATCGTCGAGTTCGACCGCGAAGAAGGCAAGGTGATCCTGTCGCAGAAGGCGGTGCTGGATCAGGAAGCGGAGCAACAGAAGGAAGGCCGCCTGCATGAGATCCAGCCGGGCCAGACGCTGACCGGCACGGTGCAGCGCATCACGTCGTTTGGCGCGTTTGTCGATCTTGGCGGCGTGGACGGTCTGGTCCACATTTCCGAGATGGCGCATCACCGCGTGGAAACGCCTGCCGACGTTGTGAAGGAAGGCGACACGGTGCAGGTGAAAGTGCTGAAGGTCGACCCGGCTGCCGGCCGCGTATCGCTGTCGATCAAGGCGGCATCGCCGGGTCCGTGGAGCGGCGTGGAATCGAAGTTCCAAGTCGGCGACATCGCGACCGGCACGGTGAAACGTCTGGTCTCCTTCGGCGCGTTTGTCGAGCTGCTCCCGGGCGTGGAAGGTCTGGTGCACATCTCGCAGGTCGCCAACCGTCATGTGGCGACGGCCGATGAAGTGCTGGAAGTCGGCCAGGAAGTGAAGGTGAAGGTGCTCGACGTGAGCGAGGCGGATCAGCGCATCTCACTGTCGATCCGCGAGGTGGAAGGTGACCGTGGCCGCCGCGAAGTGGAGACCTATGTGAAAGAAAACAACATGAACAACGATCAGGGCGGCCTGGGGACGCTGGGCGATGTGTTTGGCGACCTGTTCAAAAAATAA
- the cmk gene encoding (d)CMP kinase: MKPLRVALDGPAGAGKSTVAKQAAKALGLTYVDTGAMYRAITWKALQEKIDPTDEAALTELSNRVQIGFQLTPEGQDVFLDGAEITEAIRTPEVTGNVSAVSAVAGVREAMVKLQQNIAAETGVLMDGRDIGTVVLPDADVKIWLTASVEERAQRRYNELVAKGQTLDFEQLKADIERRDRLDSGREHSPMKMAEDAVVLDTTGLSIEQVIAKILEICNSADAQKF; the protein is encoded by the coding sequence ATGAAACCATTACGCGTGGCTCTTGACGGCCCGGCAGGCGCCGGGAAAAGCACGGTGGCGAAGCAGGCGGCGAAGGCGCTTGGCCTGACGTATGTGGACACCGGAGCGATGTACCGCGCCATCACGTGGAAAGCCTTGCAAGAGAAGATCGACCCTACAGACGAAGCAGCCTTGACAGAGCTTTCAAACCGTGTGCAGATCGGCTTTCAACTCACGCCGGAAGGACAAGATGTCTTCCTCGACGGCGCGGAGATCACCGAAGCGATCCGCACGCCGGAAGTCACAGGCAACGTCTCGGCCGTCTCGGCCGTGGCAGGCGTTCGCGAGGCGATGGTCAAGCTGCAGCAGAACATCGCGGCGGAGACCGGCGTTTTGATGGATGGACGGGACATCGGCACCGTCGTGCTGCCCGATGCAGACGTCAAGATCTGGCTGACCGCATCGGTCGAAGAACGGGCGCAGCGCCGCTACAACGAGCTGGTCGCCAAAGGCCAGACCCTCGACTTCGAACAGCTGAAAGCAGATATTGAGCGCCGTGACCGTCTCGACAGCGGCCGCGAGCATTCCCCGATGAAGATGGCGGAGGATGCGGTGGTTTTGGATACGACCGGTCTGTCGATCGAACAGGTCATCGCCAAGATCTTGGAGATCTGCAACTCCGCAGACGCACAGAAATTCTAG
- a CDS encoding DUF1028 domain-containing protein, with amino-acid sequence MAEIELNTFSIVARDPETGRFGIAVTTKALAVGSLCPFAKPGVGAVATQARVNPALGPKGLRLLEHGLSAEETLQELLQHDPGREYRQLGIVDRYGRSAAWTGAEVNDGKAHVVHENFAVQGNLLTGAAVVHATAAAFSGSNAPFAERLLKALEAGQYAGGDKRGKQSAALLVVDTEDFPYIDLRVDDNPEPVKELRRIYEIHKNGLLASYQEWVDATRSGVVLDSTAKPNEDKS; translated from the coding sequence ATGGCGGAGATCGAACTGAACACGTTTTCGATCGTGGCCCGCGACCCGGAGACGGGGCGTTTTGGCATCGCGGTGACCACGAAGGCGCTGGCGGTCGGGTCGCTGTGCCCGTTTGCGAAGCCCGGTGTGGGCGCGGTGGCGACGCAGGCGAGGGTGAATCCGGCATTGGGGCCCAAAGGACTGCGGCTGTTGGAGCACGGGCTGTCGGCGGAAGAGACGCTGCAGGAGCTGCTGCAGCATGATCCGGGTCGGGAGTACCGACAACTCGGCATCGTCGACCGCTACGGGCGGAGTGCGGCGTGGACGGGTGCTGAAGTGAATGACGGGAAGGCGCACGTGGTTCATGAGAACTTCGCGGTGCAGGGTAACTTGTTGACCGGTGCGGCCGTTGTCCATGCGACGGCTGCGGCGTTCAGCGGTTCAAATGCTCCTTTCGCGGAACGTTTGCTGAAAGCGCTGGAAGCTGGTCAGTATGCGGGCGGGGACAAGCGGGGGAAACAGTCGGCTGCGCTTTTGGTGGTGGATACGGAAGATTTTCCTTATATTGATTTGCGTGTGGATGACAATCCGGAGCCGGTGAAGGAGCTGCGGCGGATCTACGAGATTCATAAGAACGGATTGTTGGCGAGCTATCAGGAGTGGGTTGATGCCACGCGCAGCGGCGTTGTTTTGGACAGCACGGCAAAACCTAATGAGGACAAGAGCTGA
- the fni gene encoding type 2 isopentenyl-diphosphate Delta-isomerase: MSIEQRKLDHVRYALELPITGSTGFSDLSFVHRALPESDLADISLATSIGGLDLSSPILLNAMTGGAGPTEAINGKLAELAKRTGIAMAVGSQRAALKDPALVSTYRIVRDVNPDGVIIGNLGAGATVEDAKRAVEMIGADLLHLHLNAAQELTMPEGDRSFSGLVDKIRQVVEGVSVPVIVKEVGNGMSLETFRLLAEIGVQAVDVAGRGGTNFVAIENQRRSGLQFQHLESWGQTTAVSLLEAQEFVHRFDLIGSGGVLSAHDAAKCLALGAKAVGLAGAVLRPLMEQGVEQAVELVEHLHSELRAIVTLQGCKSVLELAERPLIVRGETAEWCRLRGVALEPLARRGL, from the coding sequence GTGTCGATTGAACAGCGCAAGTTGGATCATGTGCGGTATGCACTGGAACTGCCGATAACGGGAAGCACGGGCTTTTCCGATCTGAGTTTTGTGCACCGCGCCTTGCCCGAGAGCGACCTTGCGGATATATCCCTTGCAACTTCCATCGGCGGACTGGATCTCAGTTCGCCGATTTTGCTTAATGCGATGACCGGCGGTGCGGGGCCGACGGAAGCGATCAACGGGAAACTGGCCGAATTGGCCAAGCGGACGGGGATTGCGATGGCGGTCGGCTCGCAGCGCGCCGCGCTGAAGGACCCGGCTCTGGTGTCGACGTACCGCATCGTGCGTGACGTGAATCCGGACGGGGTCATCATTGGCAACTTGGGAGCAGGGGCAACCGTAGAGGACGCGAAGCGAGCGGTGGAGATGATCGGGGCCGATCTGCTTCATTTGCATCTGAATGCAGCGCAAGAGCTGACGATGCCAGAAGGGGACCGCAGCTTTTCCGGGCTGGTGGACAAGATCCGGCAGGTGGTAGAAGGCGTCAGTGTGCCGGTGATCGTCAAAGAAGTCGGCAACGGGATGAGTTTGGAAACGTTCCGGCTGCTGGCCGAGATTGGGGTGCAGGCGGTCGATGTGGCCGGACGGGGCGGCACGAATTTTGTTGCGATTGAGAATCAGCGGCGGAGCGGTCTGCAGTTTCAGCACCTGGAGAGCTGGGGGCAGACGACGGCGGTGTCGCTGTTGGAAGCGCAAGAGTTTGTACATAGGTTCGACCTGATCGGCTCGGGCGGGGTGCTGAGTGCGCATGATGCGGCGAAGTGTCTCGCGCTGGGGGCGAAGGCGGTAGGACTGGCCGGTGCTGTCTTGCGTCCGCTGATGGAGCAGGGCGTGGAGCAGGCGGTGGAGCTGGTGGAACATCTGCACAGCGAACTGCGGGCGATCGTGACGCTGCAAGGCTGCAAGAGCGTGCTGGAGCTGGCGGAGCGGCCGTTGATCGTGCGCGGGGAGACGGCAGAATGGTGCCGCCTGCGCGGGGTGGCGTTGGAGCCGCTCGCAAGACGCGGACTGTAA